GACTGCTGACGAAGTTCGTACCTTTCTGGATTGCTGCAAAGTGGAAAAACCTCGTCTCTATGCCCTGTTTTATCTGGCTCTTACCACAGGTCTCAGGCGAGGTGAGCTGCTGGGGTTGCACTGGCAGGAGGTGGACCTGGACAGGCAAGAAGTGCAAGTGAAGTTCAGCCTGGTGCAGTGTGGAGCCAGAGCCGTGCTGGGTGATCCCAAGACACATGCCAGCTATCGAAGGATCTCCTTGTCAGCTGATACCGTGCAGGTGCTAAAAAGTCACCTTGTCATGCAAGAACAGGAAGAAAAGCATTGGAAAGACCTGCTGCTGGAGGAAGAAAGTCTGCTGTTTCCTTCGATCCGAGGGGGATTCCAGCTACCCTCCAACCTGATCAAGGTATTCCACAAGCTGATTGGGCTCGCTGGGGTACCCAGAATCAGACTGCATGACCTGCGACACACCGCAGCTTCCCTGCTGGTGCGGCAGGGGGTTCCCATCAAAGTGGTGGCGGAAAGACTGGGTCATCAGGATGCCAGCATGACCTTACGGGTCTACACCCATGTGTATGAAGAGCAGCGCAAAGAGGCGGCTTTGACCCTGAATGACTTGCTCAAAGATCCTGCAAAACAGATCAGATAACAGTTTTTGGTGC
This is a stretch of genomic DNA from Deinococcus roseus. It encodes these proteins:
- a CDS encoding tyrosine-type recombinase/integrase; its protein translation is MSKRGNGTGSIQQRGSKYVVILTLGKDEMGKQKRTSRRFPTLEQAQRYLEEQTTPPASGGATTGNEAILAINLQTSVLDYLQEWLRLRQSHIRIKTHQEYHRIIDLHLKSSLLADVTLGSLTPLHLERLLLGEITAGKTVKHARCVLRTLKAALNQAVDWNLLSFNPVLRVKAPRVSHQKMQVWTADEVRTFLDCCKVEKPRLYALFYLALTTGLRRGELLGLHWQEVDLDRQEVQVKFSLVQCGARAVLGDPKTHASYRRISLSADTVQVLKSHLVMQEQEEKHWKDLLLEEESLLFPSIRGGFQLPSNLIKVFHKLIGLAGVPRIRLHDLRHTAASLLVRQGVPIKVVAERLGHQDASMTLRVYTHVYEEQRKEAALTLNDLLKDPAKQIR